A window of Desulfatiglans anilini DSM 4660 genomic DNA:
CGGAAAATCATTTCCGGATTGGAAACTGAGTTCTACCGGGAAATCATTTCCGGATTGGAAACTGAGTTCTACCGGAAAATCATTTCCGGATGGAGATTGAGTCGTTTCATGAAGGCGCAGCGGGCCACGGGCGGGTTCGCTGCCCCCGGCATGGCGGCCGGGGGAGGGGGCCTGCCTGTCCGCCCCGGCCTGCACAGAGGGGTTGCGCAGCGCTGTAACCGACTTATTTTCAAAAGGAGATCGGACCGGAACCGACCCACGACATCTTCGAACCGGGGGCAGGCCATGCTGAAGACAGCGATCGAGGCGGCGCAGCGGGCGGGGCGGCTCATCGCCGAGCGGTATCCATCGGAGCGGCGCTTTGCCCTAAAGGGATTCCGAGACCTGGTGAGCGATGCGGACACCGCGGCGGAGGCGCAGATCATCGAGCTGATCACGCGGCGCTTCCCCGGCCATGCGATTTTGGCGGAGGAGGCCGGCGGCCCGGACGCGGCCGCAGGCGAATACACCTGGGTCATCGACCCGCTGGACGGCACGACCAACTACGTCCACCGCCACCCGGTGTTTGCCGTCTCGATCGGCGTGCTTCAGCGCGGCCGGCCGCTTCTCGGGGTGGTGCACGACCCCCTGCGCAACCACACCTTTGTTGCGCACAGGGGCGGCGGGGCGCGGCTCAACAACGAGCCGATCCAGGTGAGCGCCGTGCCGACCCTGGATGAGGCCCTCATCGGGTTCGACTGGGGGCACAGCGACGAGATGCGCGGCAGGATCGCCGGGTGCGCGGGGAAGCTGCTCACGTGCTGCGGAGGGCTGCGCGTCATGGGCTCTGCGTGCCTGGCGCTCGCCTATGTCGCCGCCGGATGGCTGGACGGGTATTTCCAGGCCGGGTTGAAGCCCTGGGACACGGCGGCCGGCATCCTGCTCGTGTCGGAGGCCGGCGGGTGCTGCAGTACGTTGCAGGGGGAACCCTTCCAGGTGGGGGAGCCGGGCTGCCTGGCATCGAACGGCGCGGTCCACGATTCCTGCCTCGAGATCCTTCAGGGCGCCCTGGCCTGAGGCGCCCGCCAGGGCGGGTAGAGATGGGCGCCGGACGCGCCACCCTCGCTTTGGACGGTGGGAGGGGGCGGGCGCATCCATAGATGCCGGAATGGAGGAAAATAACCGATGGAGCAGGGGCCGATGGAGGGAGAGGTGCAGGACATCGCGAGCCTCCGGAATTTCTGCGATGTCACGTTCTACAGCTTCGTGATGGACAGCCTGCCGGTCGGCATCCTTACGGTCGATCGGGATATGAGGATCACGAGCTTCAACCCGTGGGCGCAGACCCTAACGGGCTACACCGAGGAGGAGGTGCTCGGCCGCCAGTGCGGGGAGGTGCTCCGAGGGGGGCGGTGCGGCTCCGAATGCCCTCTGAAAAAGTCGATTCACGAACGCGCGCCCATCGTGTGGATCGAGACCACGATCCGGAAGAAGACGGGCGAGACGATCCCTGTCAGGATCCACACCTCGGCGCTGACGGACCAGGACGGCAAGCTGATGGGAGGTGTGGAGGCCTTCCAGGACATGACTGTGGTGAGGGCCATGGAGCGCGAGAAGGACAACATCATCTCCATGTTCGCCCACGACATGAAGTCGTCCCTGACGATCATCGGCGGCTTTGTGCTGCGGTTGCTCAAAAAGGCCGTGGATCTTGACGACGAAACGAAGGCGAAATACCTCGAAATCATCCAGAAGGAGACCGGGAAGCTCGATTTCCTGATCAACGACTTCCTCGAGTTCGCGCGCCTGCAGACCGGCAAACTGAAGCTGAACCTGCAGGCCGTCTCTCTCGACAAGGAGCTCATGGAGCTTTTCGAGGCGTATCAGTCGAGGGCCATGCAATCCGGGATCGAGCTCGAGTTCCGGAGCGACATCATCCTGCCGGTGATCCTGGCCGACCCCAACCGCCTGCGCCGTGCCTTCACCAACATCCTGGACAATGCCTTCAAGTTCTCGAAAAAGGGGGATGTCATCCGCATTGTGCCGGATCTGGGGGAGAAGGAGATCTCCGTCCGGATCGAGGACCAGGGCCCCGGGATCGCGGCGGAGGATCTCCCGTTCATCTTCGAGGCCTTCTACCGCGGGAAGAAGGTCGAGGGGAAGCAGGAGGGGGTCGGGCTAGGGCTGGCGAGCGCCAAATCGATCGTCGAGGCGCACGGCGGCCGCGTGAAGGCCGAAAGCGAACTTGGGAAGGGCTCGGCCTTCACCATCATCCTCCCGAGGACCGAGCGGCTCGAGAAGCGGTGAGAGCGGGAACGATCAGCGGATCAGCAAAGTGGCCTTCCCGACCTGCCTGGCTCCGGTGAGCAGAAGGACCGGAAGTTGTGAGTGACATTCAGTTCAGGACTTCACGGATCTTGCTGGAAAGCTCGCGCATCCGGAAGGGCTTCTGGATGAAACCGTTGCAGCCGCGCTCCATGATCCGGCCGGCCTCTCCGTCCAGGCTGTAGCCGCTCGAAAGCAGCACGCGCACGTCCGGATAGCGTTCTTTCAGTTGGTCGAAGATCTCACCGCCGCTCATGCCTGGCATGATCATATCGAGAAGGACGAGGTCGATTTCGGCACGGCGCTCGGCGAAGAGTTCGAGGGCTTCATCCCCGCTTCCGGCCGTAAGGACCCGGTATCCGAGCGCCTCCAGCAGCTCCCGCCCCACATCGCGGATCCGCTTCTCGTCGTCGATCAGCAGGATGCCTTCCCGGCCGCTGAAATCCCCTGCCTGGGCGATGTGAGACGCTTCTTCTTCCGCCTCCTCGAGCACTTCGTTCCGGGGCTTGCCTGCCGGCAGGTGGATGGTGAAGACGCTCCCACGGCCGAGTTCCGATTGAACCTCGATGTGTCCGGCATGCCCTTTGACAATCCCGTAAACGGAGGTCAGACCGAGGCCGGTTCCCTTTCCGGCCTCCTTGGTGGTGAAGAAGGGTTCGAAGACCCGCTCGATGGTTTCCGGGGCCATCCCGCAGCCGGTGTCTCGCACGGAAACCGTGACGTAGCGTTCCTCGGGGGCGTCGAAGGTCGGGCTCATGACCTCGGCCCGCATGGTGTTGCGGGTCTGGACCAGGAGCTCCCCCCCCTGCGGCATGGCATCGGCCGCGTTGACGAACAGGTTCAGGAAAAGCTGCTGCATCTGGCTTTGATCCGCCTCCACCTGGAGGAGGTCCGCGGCGAACTCGCCCCTGAAGGTGAGCTGTTTGCGCGTCTTGACGAGGGTGTCGGCGGATTCACGGATCAAAGGGTTCAGGTCGGTCGGGCGGACATCGTAGCGACCTTTCCGGGCATAGCCCAAGAGCTGGGAGGTGAGCCGGGAGCCGTTCCGGACCTGCTTTTCGATCTTCCTCAACCGCTCGTAATGGGGATGGTCCTCCGAAAGCGCCCAGAGCATCAGGGAGACGTTGCCCTGGATATTCATCAGAAGATTGTTGAAGTCGTGCGCGATGCCGGCCGCGAGGGTGCCGACGGCTTCCATCCGCTGCGCGGACAGGAGCTGTGCCTGCAGTTCGACCTCATCTGTCACATCGTTCAGGATGGCCACCCACTTTTTGGCCGATCTCGGCAGGGGGGAAAAACTCAGAAGCGTTTTGTGCCGGTTGATGGAATAGGGGCCTGCCCGCTGGATGGGGATGCGGGAGGCGAGTGCGCTGTCGAGGAGTTTGCGGATGGCGCCCCGTTCACGCTGGACGAAGAGGTCCTCCATCCTCCCGCCGAGCAGGCGGTCCTCCGCGTTCCCGGATATGGACAGGGCGGCTGGATTGACATAGACGATCCGCCTGTCGGTCGTGACTTCGAAGACGGCCTCGGACATATTGGCCAGAATCTGTTCGAAATGCTCCTTGAAGGCGAGCAGTTCCCGGGTGACCCCCCGTGAGTAGATGCCGTCGATGCCGAGGACCCTCTCCGGGCAGCTCCGGCGGGGCTCGGAGAGGGCGGCATCCAGCACGGATGAGAGGCTGCGCGCCAGTTCATCGAGCGGCGTCTTGGCGATCTGGGCGTCGATGTCGAGCTGCAGGGGATGGTCGCGCTGTTCGGCGGCGACATCGGAAAGGACGACCAGGTAGGCGTTTTCGAGGTGGGGCATCCCGCGGATGATCCGGCAGAGCGTCTCGCCCGAGATGTTCGGCATGACGAGGTCGGTGAAGATGATGTCCGGGCTTTGCTCCCGCAGCAGGTCGAGGGCCGACAGGCCGTCTTCGGCGGTCAGGACCTCATGGCCCTGCTTCTGCAGGAACTCCGTCATGAAGGTCAGGATGTGCTTGTCGTTATCCACTACCAGGATTGTGCGCATTTCCGTTTCTTCCGCCCCCTCTTCTACGCCGCCGAAAGGTTTTTTTCCAGGACGCCACGAAACTCCTTCAGGTTGAAGGGCTTCTGCAGGACGCCGTCGATGGGCGCTTTTTCGAGCTTTTCCATGTGGGAGGACGTGGCGTGGCCTGTGATTACGACGATCTTCGTTTCAGGGCTGGTTTCTTTGATCTTTCGGGCCAGTTGATGGCCGTCCATGTTCGGCATGACGATATCGAGCAGGACCAGGTCCGGCTTGGACGACCCGATGAACAGTGCGGCTTCGAGCGGATCGAGAAAGGTCTGCAGCGTCCAGTCGGGTTCCAGGGGGACTTCCGTGAAATAGCCCTTCAGAACCTCCAGAATCTTGGGGTCGTCATCGACTGCCACGACCGTCTTCTTTCTGATCGGGCCGAGCGATGCGGGTATCGCCATGCCGCGCTCCGTCAGGAAGCGGCGAAGGGCATTGCGGCTGACGAGATAACGGCCCCCGGGGGTGCGTGCCGCTTCGAGCGCGCCCTGTTTGATCCACGAGGCAACCGTAACCCTGTGAATACCCAGGATGGCGGCCACTTCAATCGATGAGAACGATTCATCGAAAAGGCCCATAGCTTGTATATTCCTCTGCGTTGAGGTATGCTGGATGAACATTGCCCGGCCGCCGATAGGCATGGGCCTCATACAGCCGATATCGAGGTCGATGCCGGGCGTCTGGCGGACGGCCGCCTGCAGTCCCTTCCGGATCGGCGCCTCGCGTTCATCGAGGCACCCGCGCGGTGGCTCACAGGCGTCTGCTGCCCCGCGGGCGGTCGAATCGCGCCCCCGGTACGGCGCTCGATGGCCGGTTCCGAGGCGGAATGGAAGCCGAGGCTTGCGATGCCGCCTGTTCATCGATTGACTACAAAACTAACGTAAACTAACACGAACTGCCTTGTCAATTTTTTTCTGAGCAACCTAATGAAATGACAGGGCGTTTCAGTGTCGAACGAGCTTTTGGCAGGAGATGGAAGTGAAACCGGGAGATATCGAGGCGCTTCGCGCAAGAGGCATGCAACCGGAGGAGGTCGAATCACAGATCGAGCGCTTTCGAAAGGGCGCGCCGTTTCTGGATCTCGTCCGCCCGTGCACGGTCGGCGACGGGATCGTGCGGCTGACGGAGGACCACCAGGAGCGCTGTTTGCAGATCTTCGAAGGCCGTGCGCGGGGGCGCAGACTCGTCAAGTTCGTCCCCGCCTCGGGGGCCGCGAGCCGCATGTTCCGGGATCTCTTGAAGATCCGCAAAGAGGTCGAGCCGGTTCGGATGGACCGGGTGCGGGTGCTGGCGGAAGAAGGGGACGGGGCGGCGCGGGCAGGCATCCAGTTCATGGAGGGGATCCGCCGCTTCGCGTTTTTCGCGGATCTCAGGGACCGGATGGCCGCCGGCGGACTGTCGATCGAGGAGGGGATCGAGGCCGGGGATTTCACCGACATCCTCGACTATCTCCTGACTGACCAGGGGCTGGACTACGCGTCGCTGCCGAAGGGCCTTCTGCTTTTTCACGCCTACCCCGAAAGGCCGCGGACCGCGTTCGAGGAGCACCTCGTGGAGGCGGAGGGTTACGACCGCTCGGGCGACGGGGTCTGCAGGCTGCATTTCACGGTCTCGGAGGAGCACCTTTCAGGATTCGAGCGGCGTTTCACCGAGGCGAAGCCCGCCTTCGAGTCCGCGTACGGGGCCTCCTACGCCGTGGAGTTCTCTTTTCAGGACCCCTCGACGGACACGATCGCCGTCGATCTGGAGAACGAGCCCTTCCGGACGGAGGAAGGAGACCTCCTTTTCAGGCCCGGAGGCCACGGCGCGCTCATCCGGAACCTCGGCGGCATCGACGCGGACCTGATCTTCGTCAAGAACATCGACAACGTGGCGGTCGACCGCTTGAAGCCGCCGGCCATCCGCTGGAAAAAGATCCTGGCCGGATTCCTGCTGGACCTCCAGGCGAAGGTCTTCTCACGCCTGGACGCCCTCGAAAGGGGTGCGCCGGATGAGCGTGCAGAGGAGGATGCGGCCGCCTTCCTGCGGGACGAGCTCGGGGTCGATGTCGAGGCCGAACGGAAGGGGGCTTCCGGCGAGGTCTGGCGCGGGCGGCTGGTCGAACTCCTGGAGCGCCCTCTGCGCGTCTGCGGCATGGTGGAGAACGCCGGCGAGCCCGGCGGCGGACCGTTCTGGGTGAAAGGAAAGAGCGGCAGGATCAGCCGGCAGATCGTCGAAAAGGCCCAGGTCGATCTCGAGGCCGCCTCCCAGCAGGAGCGATGGCGTTCTTCCACCCATTTCAATCCGGTCGACATCGTCTGCGCGACCAGGGGCCTCGACGGACGCCCCTTCGACCTCAGCCGCTTCGTGGACCCCGAGGCGGTGATCATCACGCGCAAATCGATGGGCGGGAGGGACTTGAAGGCCCTCGAGCTCCCGGGGCTCTGGAACGGCGGGATGGCCTGGTGGCACACGGTCTTCATAGAGGTCCCGCTTGTCACCTTCAACCCGGTCAAGACGGTGACGGACCTTCTGAGGGAGGCCCATCAGCCGTCCGAGTAGGGAACCTGCCGGTCTGGAAAGGCCTTTCGCCCAACCGCCCGGGCAGACGGTCATTGACTCCCATGGCGTTTTCTGAGATGCTCCCGAGCGGTGCGCCGGGCCGAGCCGGCAGCCGCCGGGCGCAGGCCGGAGGCCGTGCGCCTCGGGGAGATGAGCCTATCAAAGAGATCATCGTCGAGAATATCATCACCGGTCTTCCCGTAGGTCTGGTCGTCATCAGCGGAAAGGGCGAGATGACTATCGCCAATCCCGTGGCCGGCAGGCTCCTCGGGTATCCGGTGCAGGAGATGCTCGGAAAGGGCTGGGGGGAGCTCTTTTTCCAGAACCCGGCCAACGACGACTTCAACCAGGTCATGCTGGATGCGGTCGGGCAGGCGCGTGTGCATCTGCGCCGGACGGTCTATTATGTCCGGCCGGACGGGATGACCCTTCGGCTGCTCCTGACGACGTCCTATGTGAGCGAAGACGGCAACGTGGAAGGGGTCGTCGTTCTGCTGGAGGATCTGACCGAACTCCACGCGCTCTATGAACGGGAAAAGACCATCCTGGAAGACAAGAACCGCATCCAGGCCGAACGGGTGGAGAGCCTGCGCTATTTGGCCCTGGCCGTCGCGCATCAGATCCGCAATCCGGTCATGTCGATCGGCGGGTTCGCCCAGCGGCTGAAAAAGAAGGCGTCCGAGGACACGACGGAGGCCCGCTACCTGCAGTTCATCCTGGAGGGGGCGGCGCGACTCGAGAAGATCGTCGAAAGCGTCAAAGCATACGCGGATTCCTTCGAGCCGCGCCTGCAGACCGTCAGGCTCGACGAGGCGATCCGGGCCGCCGTCGAGGCCTTTCGGCTGGAGCAGCGCGGGTCGCTCGAGCGGGTGAAGTGGGAGATGGAACTCGATCCGGTGGAGGTGCGCCTGGATCCGTCGCTCTTCCGCGGCGGACTGAGGGAGCTGCTCCTGAACAGCCTGCAGGCGCTCAAGGGGGGCGAGGGCACGATCGGCCTCAGCCTTTCCGGGGCCGGCGCCGCAGGCGGATGGCGGCTCGAGGTGGCGGACAGCGGCGTCGGGATCCCTGAATCGGACCTGCCCTATGTGCTCGACCCCTTTTTCTCGACCCGCCCCGATGCCGTCGGCATGGGGCTCGCGAAGGTGTACCGGGTCGTGACCGACCACGGTGGGACGCTCGAACTGGAGAGCCATGAGGGGAAAGGCACGCGTGTGATCATCACCATGCCGGGGGGCGGGCCGGCGCAGGGGTCCGTTCGCGAACGGGGGCCGGCCAAGTGAAGGTAAAGGGGCATCCATGAAAAAACAGGTCCTCATCTGCGGGGGTGCAGGGCAGCTCGGGCGCGACTGCGCGGCGGTCCTGGAGGCGGCGTGGCGGGTGTCGGCGCCGGGATCGAAGACGCTCGACATCGCCGACCGTGAAGCGGTCCTGGAGGCGGTCGAGGCCCTTCGCCCGGACGTGATCCTCAATTGCGCCGCCTACACGAAGGTGGATCAGTGCGAGACCGACCGCGCGGAGGCCTGGCGGGTCAATGCCCTCGGGCCCCGGAACCTCGCCGAGGCGGGCGCGACACACGGGGCGCTGCTGGTCCATGTCTCGACGGACTACGTCTTCGACGGCCGGCGTGTTCCGCCCGAACCCTACACGGAGGAAGACGCCCCCGGGCCGCTCTCGGTCTACGGGCAGAGCAAACTCGCGGGGGAGATGGCGGTGCGTGAAATCGCCGAGCGGCACGCGATTCTTCGAACCGCCTGGCTCTACGGAGCGGGCGGCCACAACTTCCTGAAGACCATGCTGCGCCTGGCGGTCTCCGATCCGGAGCGCGTCATCCGGGTGGTGAACGACCAATACGGCTGCCCGACCTGGTCCCGGGACCTGGCCCGGCAGATCGCCCGCGTCATGGAGGCCGGGGTGTGCGGCACCTTCCACGCCTGCGGGGAGGGCTTCTGCACCTGGTACGACCTGGCGCGCCGCTTTCTCGAACTCATGGCCTTGCCGCACCGGCTGGCGCCCTGCAGCACGAGCGAGTATCCGACGGCGGCGGTGCGCCCCCGCAACTCCATCCTGGAAAACCGGCGCCTCAAGGAGGAGGGGCTCGATGTCATGCGCCCCTGGGAAGAGGCGCTCGAAGAATTCGTCGCCCTGAACGGCAGGGCTTTGCTGGAAGAGGTCAACGCATGAGGAATATGCTCGTCACGGGCGGCTGCGGCTTCATCGGCAGCAATTTCGTCCGTTATCTGCTGGAGGAATCGGACTTTACGGGGCGCATCGTCAACGTCGACAAGCTGACCTACGCCGGGAACCCGGAGAACCTCGCGGGCCTCGAGGAGCGCTTCCCCGGGCGCTACGTCTTCGAGCAGGGAGACATCTGCGACGGACCCTTCATCGAGTCGGTCTTTTCCGACCACGGGATCGACTGCGTCTGCCACTTCGCCGCGGAGTCCCATGTCGATCGGTCCATCGTGGCGCCGGACGCCTTCATCCGCACCAACATCGTGGGGACCTTCACCCTGCTCGAACAGGCCCGGGCCCACAGCGGGCAGGTGCGCCTGTTCCATCACATCAGCACCGACGAGGTCTACGGGAGCCTCGGCCGCGAGGGGGCCTTCACGGAGAGCACCCCCTACTGTCCGAGCAGCCCGTATTCGGCCTCGAAGGCATCCTCCGATCACCTGGTGCGCGCCTACCACACGACCTACGGGCTGCCGGTGACCCTTTCGAACTGCTCGAACAACTACGGCCCCTACCAGTTTCCGGAGAAGCTCATCCCCCTGATGGTCCTGAACGCCTGCGAAGGACGGCCGCTGCCCATTTACGGCGACGGCCGCCAGGTCCGCGACTGGCTCTACGTGCGCGACCACTGCCGGGCGATCTGGGCCATCATGAAGGAGGGGCGCCGCGGGGCCACCTACAACATCGGCGGCAACCAGGAGATGAAAAACCTCGCCCTGGTCGAGCGGATCTGCGACATCCTGGAGGAGGAGCGGCCGCAGGGAAACGGGGTCCCTTACCGGAGCCTGATCCGTTTCGTGAAGGAC
This region includes:
- a CDS encoding inositol monophosphatase family protein, translating into MLKTAIEAAQRAGRLIAERYPSERRFALKGFRDLVSDADTAAEAQIIELITRRFPGHAILAEEAGGPDAAAGEYTWVIDPLDGTTNYVHRHPVFAVSIGVLQRGRPLLGVVHDPLRNHTFVAHRGGGARLNNEPIQVSAVPTLDEALIGFDWGHSDEMRGRIAGCAGKLLTCCGGLRVMGSACLALAYVAAGWLDGYFQAGLKPWDTAAGILLVSEAGGCCSTLQGEPFQVGEPGCLASNGAVHDSCLEILQGALA
- a CDS encoding PAS domain-containing sensor histidine kinase, which produces MEQGPMEGEVQDIASLRNFCDVTFYSFVMDSLPVGILTVDRDMRITSFNPWAQTLTGYTEEEVLGRQCGEVLRGGRCGSECPLKKSIHERAPIVWIETTIRKKTGETIPVRIHTSALTDQDGKLMGGVEAFQDMTVVRAMEREKDNIISMFAHDMKSSLTIIGGFVLRLLKKAVDLDDETKAKYLEIIQKETGKLDFLINDFLEFARLQTGKLKLNLQAVSLDKELMELFEAYQSRAMQSGIELEFRSDIILPVILADPNRLRRAFTNILDNAFKFSKKGDVIRIVPDLGEKEISVRIEDQGPGIAAEDLPFIFEAFYRGKKVEGKQEGVGLGLASAKSIVEAHGGRVKAESELGKGSAFTIILPRTERLEKR
- a CDS encoding ATP-binding response regulator; translation: MRTILVVDNDKHILTFMTEFLQKQGHEVLTAEDGLSALDLLREQSPDIIFTDLVMPNISGETLCRIIRGMPHLENAYLVVLSDVAAEQRDHPLQLDIDAQIAKTPLDELARSLSSVLDAALSEPRRSCPERVLGIDGIYSRGVTRELLAFKEHFEQILANMSEAVFEVTTDRRIVYVNPAALSISGNAEDRLLGGRMEDLFVQRERGAIRKLLDSALASRIPIQRAGPYSINRHKTLLSFSPLPRSAKKWVAILNDVTDEVELQAQLLSAQRMEAVGTLAAGIAHDFNNLLMNIQGNVSLMLWALSEDHPHYERLRKIEKQVRNGSRLTSQLLGYARKGRYDVRPTDLNPLIRESADTLVKTRKQLTFRGEFAADLLQVEADQSQMQQLFLNLFVNAADAMPQGGELLVQTRNTMRAEVMSPTFDAPEERYVTVSVRDTGCGMAPETIERVFEPFFTTKEAGKGTGLGLTSVYGIVKGHAGHIEVQSELGRGSVFTIHLPAGKPRNEVLEEAEEEASHIAQAGDFSGREGILLIDDEKRIRDVGRELLEALGYRVLTAGSGDEALELFAERRAEIDLVLLDMIMPGMSGGEIFDQLKERYPDVRVLLSSGYSLDGEAGRIMERGCNGFIQKPFRMRELSSKIREVLN
- a CDS encoding response regulator — encoded protein: MNRRHRKPRLPFRLGTGHRAPYRGRDSTARGAADACEPPRGCLDEREAPIRKGLQAAVRQTPGIDLDIGCMRPMPIGGRAMFIQHTSTQRNIQAMGLFDESFSSIEVAAILGIHRVTVASWIKQGALEAARTPGGRYLVSRNALRRFLTERGMAIPASLGPIRKKTVVAVDDDPKILEVLKGYFTEVPLEPDWTLQTFLDPLEAALFIGSSKPDLVLLDIVMPNMDGHQLARKIKETSPETKIVVITGHATSSHMEKLEKAPIDGVLQKPFNLKEFRGVLEKNLSAA
- a CDS encoding DUF4301 family protein: MKPGDIEALRARGMQPEEVESQIERFRKGAPFLDLVRPCTVGDGIVRLTEDHQERCLQIFEGRARGRRLVKFVPASGAASRMFRDLLKIRKEVEPVRMDRVRVLAEEGDGAARAGIQFMEGIRRFAFFADLRDRMAAGGLSIEEGIEAGDFTDILDYLLTDQGLDYASLPKGLLLFHAYPERPRTAFEEHLVEAEGYDRSGDGVCRLHFTVSEEHLSGFERRFTEAKPAFESAYGASYAVEFSFQDPSTDTIAVDLENEPFRTEEGDLLFRPGGHGALIRNLGGIDADLIFVKNIDNVAVDRLKPPAIRWKKILAGFLLDLQAKVFSRLDALERGAPDERAEEDAAAFLRDELGVDVEAERKGASGEVWRGRLVELLERPLRVCGMVENAGEPGGGPFWVKGKSGRISRQIVEKAQVDLEAASQQERWRSSTHFNPVDIVCATRGLDGRPFDLSRFVDPEAVIITRKSMGGRDLKALELPGLWNGGMAWWHTVFIEVPLVTFNPVKTVTDLLREAHQPSE
- a CDS encoding two-component system sensor histidine kinase NtrB; this translates as MAFSEMLPSGAPGRAGSRRAQAGGRAPRGDEPIKEIIVENIITGLPVGLVVISGKGEMTIANPVAGRLLGYPVQEMLGKGWGELFFQNPANDDFNQVMLDAVGQARVHLRRTVYYVRPDGMTLRLLLTTSYVSEDGNVEGVVVLLEDLTELHALYEREKTILEDKNRIQAERVESLRYLALAVAHQIRNPVMSIGGFAQRLKKKASEDTTEARYLQFILEGAARLEKIVESVKAYADSFEPRLQTVRLDEAIRAAVEAFRLEQRGSLERVKWEMELDPVEVRLDPSLFRGGLRELLLNSLQALKGGEGTIGLSLSGAGAAGGWRLEVADSGVGIPESDLPYVLDPFFSTRPDAVGMGLAKVYRVVTDHGGTLELESHEGKGTRVIITMPGGGPAQGSVRERGPAK
- the rfbD gene encoding dTDP-4-dehydrorhamnose reductase; the protein is MKKQVLICGGAGQLGRDCAAVLEAAWRVSAPGSKTLDIADREAVLEAVEALRPDVILNCAAYTKVDQCETDRAEAWRVNALGPRNLAEAGATHGALLVHVSTDYVFDGRRVPPEPYTEEDAPGPLSVYGQSKLAGEMAVREIAERHAILRTAWLYGAGGHNFLKTMLRLAVSDPERVIRVVNDQYGCPTWSRDLARQIARVMEAGVCGTFHACGEGFCTWYDLARRFLELMALPHRLAPCSTSEYPTAAVRPRNSILENRRLKEEGLDVMRPWEEALEEFVALNGRALLEEVNA
- the rfbB gene encoding dTDP-glucose 4,6-dehydratase, translated to MRNMLVTGGCGFIGSNFVRYLLEESDFTGRIVNVDKLTYAGNPENLAGLEERFPGRYVFEQGDICDGPFIESVFSDHGIDCVCHFAAESHVDRSIVAPDAFIRTNIVGTFTLLEQARAHSGQVRLFHHISTDEVYGSLGREGAFTESTPYCPSSPYSASKASSDHLVRAYHTTYGLPVTLSNCSNNYGPYQFPEKLIPLMVLNACEGRPLPIYGDGRQVRDWLYVRDHCRAIWAIMKEGRRGATYNIGGNQEMKNLALVERICDILEEERPQGNGVPYRSLIRFVKDRPGHDLRYAMDFTRLRTELGWGPEESLDTGLRKTVRWYLEHSNWIHCVRSGEYRRWVSAQYG